The Falco cherrug isolate bFalChe1 chromosome 3, bFalChe1.pri, whole genome shotgun sequence genome segment GGGCAGGGCTGCCACACAGAGGGACCTAGGCAAGCTGGAGGAATGGGCCAACAGGAACCttatgaaattcaacaaggaCAAATGCAAAGTTTCTCTCATCCAGGAATGCCGAATCCTTgcaccagtacatgctggggCTGACTGGCTTTACTGAGGAGGTTCTGGAGAGTCCTGTCAGACAGCACACTGCCCATGCATCAGGAGTGTGCCCTGGCAACAGCATCCTCACTGCATTAgtgggagcacagccaggagctTGAGGAAAGAGATTGTGCTCCTGCTCAGCACTTGTTAGACTACATCTAGACACCGTGTCCTTTtgagcccccctccccgcccagtACAGGAAAGGTGTTGAAAATTTGGAGCCGTGCTCAGCTAAGGGCCTCTGAGATGGGTGGAGTTGGAGCCATGTGAGAAGGAGCTAAAGGACTGgatttgttcagcctggagaggaggtggCTTTAGGTGGACCTGATAGCTGCCTGCCAGGACCTACGAGGGAGTCTTGAAGAAGAGAAAGCCAGGTTCTTCACAGTGGTAATTGCTGGGAGGACAAGAAACAGCAGGcataaattaaaacatgaaagGTTCAGCCTGtgaataatgaaaagaaaaacgtggggaaaaataatattggGATTGGGTAAAATGATTTAGGTGTCAAGCTCTAACAGACCATAAATCCTGAATAGTCAGGCACCATTTCCTGTGCTCCTGGCTCCATCCACTTCACGTAGAAACCTAAGGTACTTTACCCACCACACTGAATTTCCATTGGCTAGCAGCGAAACCTGTGATATAGTCCACATTCTTAATTATaacaagcattatttttttttctgcaaaatacagcTATAATATTTGAGTTAGTGCAGGCTCAAGCCTGCGTCCGCATGGCgcagtgcagggctgtgtggaCCTACCTGCCAGGTTTCCTGTGTGGGACAGCCTTTTATTGTTTGGCTTGGCCTATGAGTTAGGCTTCTTGGCAAAAGTTATTAACTGGGACCCAGTGCTGCAGGAACGGGTTGCACAAGCAGCTGATCACACTTCAGCCTGGCTAGCTTGAAcatctgtgctgtgctcctctgccctgctgtCCCCCTTCTGTAGTTAGCAAAGGAACAGCCACGCCAGGTCTACTTGCTTCAACTGGTATAGCCTTGCCCAATGTTATGTGAATACGTAGTGGGTATGAGGGTTAgttttattgaatttttttctattttaaaaaggacaaaGCTGGTGTggtaggagaggaggaggatggaggaaCTGGGCAGTTCTGGCCTTTCTATTGCAGAAACCCAGCACAAGTTCCTTGCTTGCTTCCCTCAGCCATACAGCCAGAGGCTGCCACAGTCACTCTTTCCCATACATGGAGGATACTCCAGGATTACTTATAACTCACAGTCTCCTAAAAGTATCAGAGTTTCAGTTTAGATAGGTATTCCCTTATTTTGTACATGAAGGAGAGAACCTGATCCAATCTCAGGCAGAGCTTGATCCTGCAGCAATGTATTGCTCCTCTTTCACCTTCTCTCAGCTCTGGATTCCTCctaaagaacaggaaaatggcCTGTTCGTGATGGCTATAGCTTTAAAGACATCTCTGGATTTTGTTAGCCAGTGGTCTCAGCATGGCCAGAAGGTTTCCCAAGTTTGAACCCCCAGTCTGGCAAGCATGTTTTGGTGACTTTTTGGGTTAGAAGTAAAGATGAGGTGTGGAGAATGTATCAGTGTGATTGTGCCTACCCACAGGGAAGTTACTATGCCACTTCTGCATGACTAGTAAGGACTTGACCTGCTGTGAGTGAGGCTAGCAGCCCTGGGCTTGAACTTCTAAAAGGCATTACTTTTGCTCAAGAAACCTTGCCTTGAATTAGTCATTAATTCTTTATCATAACCCATTAATGATTCTAAACCCAAAGTGTTTAGCTTAATTGAGTTTATTACTATAGATCCTAAAAAGTGTAACTCTGCTTAGTTTTGGGGAGTATCAATTCCCAGGAAGGGAACAATTCAGGATGAGTTATTTGTGCTAAGTGAACCTGTTTGCCCAAATACTCTCATAGCATAGCAGGGgagcaatgaaaagaaatgtggtCCCACCCCTTCATTCACGGGTCTGAACAGTTTCCAGGAAGGAGTGTAACTACACAGGTAATCTGCTGGTAGCAACAGGTGGTTTTCTGGAGGAACAAATGGCAGAGAAACTGGATTACAAGAGTGGTTCTGAGTCACAAGAGTGTCCTGGGGTGCTCCTGCACTGGTCATTGCTCAGAGATTAGCTTGGAGTCAAACTAACAACCAGCTAAATGGTTTGGAGGATTTTCTTGTTGAGGGTGAGGCTGAGGAAGTATGACGGATGTGTAGTTCCCTTTGCAGTGTTGTACACAGCAGTAGAAGGGAGGCTTGGAGCTGACCCTCTGCATTACGAGCTGGTGGCATGGCCACCTCTCTGTATACCCAGATGAAGACTACGTGCAACTGGTGCTCAGAGTGATCTGCAGGCTAAATCGCTGCACTGTGCCTAGTGTCTAGCATTCTCCTTAGCCTCCAGATATCATTCCTTCATTTTTAGTGTCACGTAGGAAACAAAATCTATAGACCTTCATTGCAGGGGCCCTGGGGTTTCCCTTGACTGTGTAACCCTCTGCTGTGAGGAAAGGTGAACCATGACTAAGAACAGGCTCGCTTCTGAAGGCAAAATGGTTGCTGTGTTTGAAGAAAGAGCCTCTTCAGTATTATCAAAGATAGGAAAATATGATCCATTATGGGCATACTGACATGGAGATATGAGTAGCCAGGCACTGACAGCAACGCCTTCACACTTACTGCTCATCATTTGTGGAGAGTCCCACTAAAGTGCATGACTAAGTTGCTCTCCCACACCTTTGCAACATAGGAAGAAGCTATAGAACAGCCTTTATCCCCCTAAATATCCCCCAGATTCAGGTGTGGTTGAACTGGCTACTGAGTTAGGGGGATAACATGTTCCTAGAATCACTTGTTAAACCGGCAATGCACGTTGGTATAGCTGATACTATGTGTGCCTGTTTACAGCCTACAGCAGTGGTGTTGCTTCCTTTCCATCGTTCTCTTTGGGCTAGAGTTTTCTACGTTTTTCACAGATTTTGGGGGCCATCGGAGACTAGAACTGTTCCATCTCTTCTTGGGTTGCCTACAAGTTGTGCAGGCTTGCATGCAGATTGCTAAGTTAATTCCTCACACCTCAGATCAGCCTGATGGATGACAGTTGGAAGCAGAGATAAGCAAGTCCTCCCCTGCATGTCGGGCAACATAATTGCACAGTCAAATTAAGAAGAGTATaaaaaattctaataaaaattTGCAGTTGGCCCTGCTTTGCATGGGCAATTcaaccagatgacctccagagacTCCTTCCAACTTAAATTACTATATGATTCTAGCAAAAGAAGGatatttttaagagaaactgCAAATCTGTTCTCCCAGTTCTGAAGTCACCAAGGAAATACTGGGACTTCTGTGCAGGTCAGAGATGAGTAAAGATCACACTCTTCCCATCTGTGAATTTTGCAAAGCACATCAGTAACTTAATACACCAGTGGTTACTATTTCTGGCATTAATGAAATCATATTCACCTCTGCATGCTCTAAATTTGTCCCTAAATTACACATAGAAATGCCCACCTTAAATTCcacatagaaattaaaaattcccAACCAGCTGGATGCCTTCTGCAGACCTGTGCTGACTTTATGGTCACTGTCATCTTGACAGTAGTTACTCTTGCTTAACCCAGTGAAGTGAAGGCTGGATTGAGCCCTGTCCCTGGTTGTCTGCTCTCCCTACAGTGGATGAATGAGGAGGGTTATTGTATGTACAGCAGGTGCCACGCATATTCTGCggcatttttatttcctcttcttgAGGAATTCACAGACGAAGTAGATGGTGACTTGGCACTCAGAGTCATTCCACTCTCCTGTGCTGAGCATTTCCACACAGTCCTCGCGGCCAGCTGGGTCGTGAGGCTCCCCTTCCTTCCAGTTACTGTAGTTCTGCAGCGGGCTGTTGTCTGCGTACACAAACTGTCCTTCTTTTTCCATGTCGTTCAGCCCAATGAAGGCTCGGAAGAGGCCACTGTTGGAAATGTAGTCAGCGATCAGGGCATTGGTTGCCTCATCTTTAGGCATGGCCAGTGTTCCTCCTCTGTCCCTGCAGTGGATCAAGGCTTCTCTGtaattcttctcttctttcacGATGTAATAGAATTTTTCGTCTGTCTCCCTGATACCTGCTATAactttaaaggggaaaaaaatttgcttAACGGCATGTCAACGGTTATTGAAAGTGCTTCTGTTCCAATATAACAATGAGATGATTTCTACATTCTAACTAAttaaagagagagaggaaaagtaTTCCCACCTTCGAATTTGTGATGAACGATGAGGACATGATCAGGAACTGATGATAGGAATGGGACTGAAAGGCACCTTGCACACGTTCGGACAAGAACTATTCAGTCTTGATTGGCGTGTGTCTACTGTGACACTTAAATTTTACTTCATGGATATCTAGTACTAATCAAATCAAGGCATGCTGAATGGTCAAATAGCAATGTCTAACTCTGGATCACCTACATTGCATGTTTTTGAATACAAATTGTGAAAGAGTGCCCTGGGATAGAAATGCAGGATAAAGATCATTTTTCAGGCCTTTTCCATATAGAGGAAAGTTAATGTGACTGCTaaaataagacattttaaatacagctcTGATATTCAGAGCAGCTATAGCCATTAAGTGGCATTGactaggaagaaaactgtgGCTGCTCAGCAGGTTTAAAAGGCAAACTTCTGAACCAGTGTATATCCCAGCGAATCAAGCAGCACCCGGGAGCAGCCTGGACAGCTGGAAGTTGATTGTCCCTGCTGATGGATTGCTGATGGTCCTGAGCAGAGCTTTGGCCTGGAGCGATTAACACTCTCCCAAACAATTCAGGAGTTACCTCAGGAATAGTTTAGGAGTTAGTAAAGGGACGCTCCTGGTGCTATGGCATTCAGTTTTGTAGGATTTGTAACACAGATGCGGGCTGTTCTGTGCTGGTTGCCCACAGTGCCAGAGAAAAGTCtcaaacatgttttatttactgATGCAGACCTAGTCTTAGAAGCAGGGGTGAAGCCTTCTCAAAATCTCTGCTATGCCAGGAAATATACTTCCTTCCTTTCAAGTGGGGGCAGTTTACATGGTCTGCCTGACAGTGCTGCCTGCAAATGTGGCTTCTTATAACCCACATCTTTGAGTGTCGGTCCCTTGTTACAGCAAAATGATGCTTGCACTGAGGGGAGCACTAGGAGTACTGTGTCTGCAGCCTTCCTGTGCAGCAGAAACATCAAGAGGTTActcttgcttttcctgcctgTCTGGAGCAGATTGGCACAAACCTCTCTGTTTCACTGCCTGAGTGGCTGTTGAGCCTGAGCAGGCTGATGGTGCAGAGGCAGTTAGTGAGCCATGCCTTGTGCTTTTCATGATTCTTTCTGTTGTGCTGTTGGTAATTTCTgtattggttttgcttttagtcATCTGCTGCTGATATCCTTACAGGTATAATAATAATTCAGAGTGCCTCACACAGTGGGACCCTCTCTTTGGGTCACCTGTGGATGTGGCCATAGAGCAGCAATGGTAGAAGAATAGCAATGATAAATGTTATAGGAACCAAATAAATCACATCAAATATATAAGGATCCTTACCGTTCTTCACAAACTTGATGGACGTGTTAAGACGAGCAACATTGATATTCAGTTGTCCAACAACTCTGCGGTATCTTCCACAGTCACAGACCGTGCCTGGTGCAATACAAGGGATAGAGGACTTATCTGTTTAGAAGCATTTGTGCTTGTGCTTGGAGAGTCATCTGTAGCTCACTTCCAAACCTTCTGAAGACCTCCACTCCATTTGCGGAGAGCCAGTCTCACCCCGCCCCGCTGGCCATACTTCTGTTCATTTAACCCCCTTAATATTTCGGCTCTGTACACTCCCTTGCTAATTGGCTTAAGAAtccctgcttttaaaaacatggatAGAAGTGTTAGCTATCTTCTTTCCACCCATATCAGTATGGGATTTGCACATCCTCTGACCCTTTCATCATTATTGATTCCATCTAGCTGCAGAGGTGTGACTTGTCATGGTGATCACTACAGTGTTACATCTGAATGCCGAAGGGATACCTTTGTATCTGTAAACAGCACAGGTTCCCTGGCCTTCTAATAGAAACAACAGCATCCATGAAATGGGGAACTGCTGCTTTCTCGGTGAAGGAGTTTTGTGAGTATGCATAGAGGTGGGATTGGCAAAACTTTGGTAGAAAGGCTATGTTAGTGAATTGCTGCACTCAGCTGTGGTACAGCGGTAACAGTCAATACCAATTCAAATAATCAATAACTTTCAAGTACTGAAGTCTCAGTTATATATTTGTTGGTAAACTGAAATTTGGCTTGGtataggttttgtttgttcctcTGTTATcctcaggaagaaaataagttgTGAATGATTTCCCATTAAGAACCAAATGGGCATTGCATATGAAATCTCTTAAAAATGaacacagctgtattttcaaGGTGGGAAAACATTCAAGGTTATTAGGACTGAGAAGAACTTTCTGGATCATCAGGTCCAAATTCTCCTCCTGTAAGAAAATGCATTGCATTCCTTTGACAATAGATTATGCTTTATCTAAAATCACTTATTTTTTCGTCCCCATGCTCCTATTAGGAAACTCATAAAGGACTTCATGCCTTTGGTATTCAGACACTTTTTTCTAGTTTCTAGTGTAAATGTACTGCTGGCCTGTGTATGTGTTAGTTTTTATGGTATTAAACATTGCTATTAGTTTAGGTGACTCTTCTCCATATTTTGTGCATGTTGGCATATTCATAGGCATCAGTCATATCCCTACCCAAGCCTTCATTTTGCTGAACAAAACTTTTTCAGTCTCTTCCTGTTCATTTCATCTATTCTTAAATTTTTCCATTGGCCTCAAAATCTGCTGAAACTCAAGACAAGCCAATCCTGAAATCAAAGACCCAGCAGACTTGAGCATTCTGCAGAGAAAGATACATAGCATAcctgctcttcccttttttccagaAACCCCCGATAAGCCTTTGGCTCCTTTGTCACCtgaataaagaggaaaatatattcTCAGATCTCAGACAGTGCACATGTCAGGGGAGCTTATTTGAAAAACCtgtttaataatatattaacGGTGTGCTTCCCTCATGTACTGTACTGGTAGATGTGCCAAGTCAAACAAACCGTGATTAATTCTGTTGTACGGAAATAAGGAGAACCCTTTAATAGCTAACTCGCTGATAACACAGGCATCTTGCGTGCTGCTGGTTCCTGGTACCACTTACTTTAAATATAAACTGCAAAATGATCCAGAGAGGCCGAAAGCACTCAAGAAATCTGAAAGGTGAGACCTGGGTTCTCTCATTGCCTTGCAGGACAGAGCCCTTCCCTGCGTTCAGTAGCTCCGTGATGGGCTGAGGCAACACATGAGGGTGATGTGCACTAAGCCACTGAATTCATGTGTGCAACAGATTGTGCGTGTGGGCAGCACTTAGCACCTGCACAAAATAAGGTCAGTAAGGAGCAGCATTTAATTTCAGATATAGTTCATGGAAATGCGATTTATTTTCATCCaactgctttcctcttctgtaaATCGTAAAAATGGTAGAAATACTGCTCCAAGCTGTGCTACTAGATAAGTGGAGGTGactagctttttaaaaaatctcagcTGTAATTTGGGTCAGGAACAGCTGgactttttctgaaattcatGTCAGCTGTTCTTTTATGAATTAAAACCTTCAGAGGTCAAAAATACTAAT includes the following:
- the COLEC10 gene encoding collectin-10 — protein: MSSKKEQQLRKYGILLVLFIFQVQILGFDVDNRPTTDVCSTHTILPGPKGDEGEKGDRGEVGKQGKVGPKGPKGNKGPVGDVGDQGMLGKIGPIGGKGDKGAKGLSGVSGKKGRAGTVCDCGRYRRVVGQLNINVARLNTSIKFVKNVIAGIRETDEKFYYIVKEEKNYREALIHCRDRGGTLAMPKDEATNALIADYISNSGLFRAFIGLNDMEKEGQFVYADNSPLQNYSNWKEGEPHDPAGREDCVEMLSTGEWNDSECQVTIYFVCEFLKKRK